One Epidermidibacterium keratini DNA segment encodes these proteins:
- a CDS encoding HNH endonuclease, producing MSAVALTSSGHEAITLLNASYEPLSHNVTLKRAAKLLVKGKAIVLEAAKGKFLRDWPWPKVLILVKYVRIAHEVLHRQPGVSRKGVLKRDRHECAYCGRHATTIDHVVPKSRGGEMCWTNLVAACVRCNANKKALTPNEAGMPLRFEPFVPNRIELAAT from the coding sequence ATGTCAGCTGTAGCGCTCACATCCAGTGGGCACGAAGCGATCACGCTGCTCAACGCGAGCTACGAGCCGCTGTCGCACAACGTCACCTTGAAGCGCGCGGCCAAGCTGCTCGTCAAAGGCAAGGCGATCGTCCTCGAGGCGGCCAAAGGTAAGTTTCTGCGGGACTGGCCCTGGCCCAAGGTGCTGATCCTGGTCAAGTACGTCCGGATCGCCCACGAGGTCCTGCATCGCCAGCCCGGCGTCAGCCGCAAGGGCGTGCTCAAGCGCGACCGGCACGAGTGCGCCTACTGCGGGCGCCACGCGACGACGATCGACCACGTCGTGCCTAAGAGCCGCGGCGGAGAGATGTGCTGGACCAACCTGGTCGCGGCCTGCGTGAGGTGCAATGCCAACAAGAAGGCGTTGACCCCGAACGAGGCCGGTATGCCGCTGCGCTTCGAGCCGTTTGTGCCCAACCGGATCGAGCTTGCCGCCACCTGA
- a CDS encoding glucose-1-phosphate adenylyltransferase family protein yields the protein MPRHRHLAIVQAGGQGSRMGVLTARRAKPALPFAGNYSLVDFPLSNLRNTGIDDVWLCLQYQADTLHDAVANGRPWDLDRTIGGLRLVFPQQEGLGKDENDDGFATGNADQLFRIRDDIASANPDVIVVMSADHVYAFDYDEAIAAHLDADAECTTVTTKTTLEEAAAHATVTANKSGKVTDFAYKPDKASTPVIATEVFVYRPDVLLEALDELERKLSKDQPEGDTGLGDFGEHLIPWFVKRGKTIAYPMPGYWMDVGRPEVYFQAHRDLIEGKVDVFDADWPIVTSQTPRPPAVISNGRGIEQSWISGGCRIEGVVRRSVLGPGVVVEKGATVTDSIIFADTVVRSGAKVSYSIVDSGVTIGENASVGGRATEQPVPTEQITLVGEDATITKGAKVRRGQQVDPSSRVLAD from the coding sequence ATGCCTCGACACCGACATCTCGCAATCGTGCAAGCCGGCGGCCAAGGCTCGCGGATGGGCGTGCTCACCGCACGTCGCGCCAAGCCTGCGCTGCCGTTTGCCGGAAACTACTCCCTGGTCGACTTCCCGCTATCTAACCTGCGCAACACCGGCATCGACGACGTGTGGCTGTGCCTGCAGTACCAAGCAGACACCCTGCACGACGCGGTCGCCAACGGACGCCCGTGGGACCTCGACCGCACCATCGGCGGACTCCGGCTGGTGTTTCCGCAGCAGGAAGGCCTGGGCAAGGACGAGAACGACGACGGCTTTGCGACCGGTAACGCCGATCAGCTGTTTCGGATCCGCGACGACATCGCGAGCGCGAACCCCGACGTCATCGTGGTGATGAGCGCCGACCACGTCTACGCCTTCGACTACGACGAGGCGATCGCAGCGCACCTCGATGCCGACGCCGAGTGCACCACCGTGACGACCAAGACGACCCTGGAAGAAGCCGCGGCACATGCCACGGTGACCGCCAACAAGAGCGGCAAGGTGACCGACTTCGCCTACAAGCCGGACAAAGCAAGCACACCAGTCATCGCGACGGAGGTCTTCGTCTACCGTCCCGACGTCCTGCTCGAGGCGCTGGACGAGCTCGAACGCAAACTGAGCAAGGACCAGCCCGAAGGCGATACCGGGCTCGGCGACTTCGGCGAGCACCTGATCCCGTGGTTTGTGAAGCGCGGCAAGACCATCGCCTACCCGATGCCGGGCTACTGGATGGACGTCGGCCGCCCCGAGGTCTACTTCCAAGCCCACCGCGACCTCATCGAGGGCAAGGTCGACGTGTTTGATGCCGACTGGCCGATCGTGACCAGCCAGACCCCGCGGCCGCCGGCCGTCATCTCGAACGGGCGCGGAATCGAGCAGAGCTGGATCTCCGGTGGGTGCCGGATCGAGGGCGTCGTACGCCGCAGCGTCCTCGGCCCGGGCGTAGTCGTGGAGAAAGGCGCCACCGTCACTGACTCGATCATCTTCGCCGACACCGTCGTGCGCAGCGGTGCGAAGGTCAGCTACAGCATCGTGGACTCCGGTGTCACGATTGGCGAAAACGCGAGCGTCGGTGGGCGGGCCACTGAGCAGCCGGTGCCCACCGAGCAGATCACCCTCGTGGGTGAGGACGCCACGATCACCAAGGGCGCGAAGGTCCGACGTGGCCAGCAGGTCGACCCGAGTAGTCGCGTGCTGGCCGACTGA
- a CDS encoding 5-formyltetrahydrofolate cyclo-ligase, protein MSDLAAAKSAARAAIRHTRAQRSAAERAEVAAALTQLASQCPARSVAAYVPMRDEPGDLGVLDALAAGRRVVLPVIAGRGAPLQWGEYAGADALTDGPFGCRQPAADPALSLADVEWVIVPALAVTAAGARLGQGGGFYDRSLHGVPRERLVAVVHDDEIVATLPVDTHDVHVGAIASPAGLRRATTA, encoded by the coding sequence ATGTCCGACCTCGCCGCAGCCAAGTCCGCCGCTCGCGCCGCTATTCGCCATACCCGCGCTCAGCGCAGCGCGGCCGAGCGGGCGGAAGTCGCGGCCGCGCTCACGCAGCTGGCCTCGCAGTGCCCCGCGAGGTCGGTGGCGGCATACGTCCCGATGCGCGACGAGCCGGGCGACCTCGGCGTACTCGACGCCCTGGCGGCCGGACGTCGGGTGGTCTTGCCGGTCATCGCCGGGCGCGGCGCGCCGTTGCAGTGGGGCGAGTACGCCGGGGCGGACGCGTTGACGGACGGGCCGTTTGGCTGCCGCCAGCCAGCCGCCGACCCGGCGCTGTCGCTGGCCGACGTTGAGTGGGTGATCGTGCCCGCCCTCGCCGTCACTGCTGCAGGCGCCCGGCTCGGGCAGGGCGGCGGGTTCTACGACCGGTCGCTGCACGGCGTACCCCGCGAGCGCCTGGTCGCGGTCGTGCATGACGACGAGATCGTCGCAACTCTGCCGGTCGACACCCACGATGTGCACGTGGGCGCGATCGCCTCTCCCGCTGGCCTACGGCGCGCTACGACGGCATAA
- a CDS encoding SAF domain-containing protein, with protein MSTRSASRPRPRRTPRKRNRRRTPIRDVARKTLALGLALTALLLLFSPDDRPAAAAVTVVVAARDIPAGTAISEADVDVVERPPDVVPATALTSMADVAARATVSAVREGEVLTDARLAGAPAYDVPDGFVPLVIAITDEQTLATIERGACIDVYAGFAGTPIEPVATQAILLDIRTAEAGGTDPGPAQYSAASAHIVAAVADTQVTTVVSSLGADFILATLCLAWPSTVDQEPS; from the coding sequence ATGTCCACCCGATCTGCCTCGCGCCCTCGTCCGCGCCGTACGCCGCGCAAGCGCAACCGGCGGCGTACGCCGATCCGCGACGTCGCCCGCAAGACACTCGCTCTCGGGCTCGCGCTGACCGCCCTGCTGCTGCTCTTCTCACCGGATGACCGGCCGGCCGCCGCTGCCGTCACGGTCGTGGTCGCAGCGCGCGACATTCCCGCAGGCACCGCGATTTCTGAGGCCGACGTCGATGTCGTCGAGCGGCCGCCGGACGTCGTACCCGCGACCGCACTCACCTCAATGGCCGACGTTGCCGCCCGCGCGACGGTCAGCGCCGTGCGCGAGGGCGAGGTCCTGACCGATGCCCGGCTCGCCGGAGCCCCCGCTTACGACGTGCCCGACGGCTTTGTGCCGCTGGTTATCGCGATCACCGACGAGCAGACCCTGGCCACGATCGAGCGCGGCGCGTGCATCGACGTCTACGCCGGTTTTGCCGGGACCCCGATAGAACCCGTTGCGACACAGGCGATCTTGCTCGATATCCGCACCGCAGAAGCGGGCGGCACAGACCCGGGGCCAGCCCAGTACAGCGCTGCATCGGCACATATCGTGGCGGCGGTCGCGGACACGCAGGTGACCACGGTGGTTTCGTCGCTTGGCGCGGACTTTATTCTTGCTACTCTGTGTCTCGCCTGGCCGTCAACTGTCGACCAGGAACCATCATAA
- the glp gene encoding molybdotransferase-like divisome protein Glp: MRTVEQHIDAILSSLPTLDTIELAVLDAQGLLCGEEVISETELPAFDHSAVDGYAVRTADVQMARPDDAVQLAVVGEAEPGSHETRGLSAGTAIRIYPGAMLPHGADAIVPMAWTDRGVARVDIRKAPTEGSYIRRAGEDVQPGDTAVTVGTPIGPAQVGLLAAVGRTRVLARPRPRVTVLSIGSELVDVGTKPAPGELVDVNSFALSAAARDAGAAVYRAGAVGADKDRLMSSLESQLLRTDLLVLSGGFASSSFDVVSECLSELGRVDYSRVAMQPGMPQGFGVIGEREVPVLCFPNDPVSALVSFEVFARPAIRYLLGKKRLFRPMTRARATERMDSPAGRKQFRRGLLMRHPDGGYVVSPVGGAGAHLLFSMAQSNCLIVIDEDLTEVTEGADVQVIPLVLGA; the protein is encoded by the coding sequence GTGCGCACAGTCGAACAGCACATCGACGCGATCCTGTCGTCCCTGCCCACCCTCGACACGATCGAGCTGGCGGTGCTGGATGCGCAGGGACTGCTGTGCGGTGAGGAGGTCATCTCCGAGACCGAGTTGCCGGCCTTCGACCACTCGGCCGTGGACGGGTACGCCGTACGCACCGCCGACGTCCAGATGGCCCGGCCCGACGACGCCGTACAGCTCGCGGTCGTCGGCGAGGCCGAGCCCGGATCGCACGAGACCCGCGGACTGTCTGCAGGCACGGCGATCCGGATCTACCCCGGAGCGATGCTGCCGCACGGTGCCGACGCGATCGTGCCGATGGCGTGGACCGACCGGGGCGTGGCGCGGGTCGACATCCGCAAGGCGCCGACGGAGGGCTCCTACATCCGCCGGGCCGGCGAGGACGTTCAGCCCGGTGACACGGCGGTGACCGTCGGTACGCCGATCGGCCCCGCGCAGGTCGGCCTGCTTGCCGCGGTCGGTCGCACCCGCGTGCTGGCCCGTCCGAGGCCGCGCGTGACCGTGCTCTCGATCGGCAGCGAGCTGGTCGACGTCGGCACCAAGCCGGCGCCGGGTGAGCTCGTCGACGTCAACTCCTTCGCCCTGTCAGCTGCTGCCCGCGATGCCGGAGCTGCCGTCTACCGCGCCGGTGCGGTGGGTGCCGACAAGGACCGGCTGATGAGCTCGCTGGAGTCGCAGCTGCTGCGCACCGACCTGCTGGTGCTCTCCGGCGGGTTTGCCTCGAGCTCGTTTGACGTCGTCTCCGAATGCCTGTCTGAGCTGGGCCGCGTCGACTACAGCCGGGTCGCGATGCAGCCGGGCATGCCCCAGGGTTTCGGGGTGATCGGCGAACGTGAGGTCCCGGTCCTGTGCTTCCCCAACGACCCGGTGAGCGCGCTCGTCTCGTTCGAGGTGTTTGCCCGGCCGGCGATTCGCTACCTGCTAGGCAAGAAGCGCCTCTTCCGTCCGATGACGCGTGCGCGTGCCACCGAGCGGATGGACAGCCCTGCCGGGCGCAAGCAGTTCCGTCGCGGCCTGCTCATGCGCCATCCTGACGGCGGGTACGTCGTGTCGCCGGTCGGCGGGGCGGGTGCGCACCTGCTGTTTTCGATGGCGCAGTCAAACTGCCTGATCGTCATCGATGAGGACCTCACCGAGGTGACCGAAGGCGCCGACGTACAGGTGATCCCTCTCGTCCTCGGGGCCTGA
- a CDS encoding CaiB/BaiF CoA transferase family protein: MNSQAPRPLDGVLVLDFSMMIAGPLCGMVCADLGADVIKVEPPAGDGSRHYFSADPTVQFNSMTEAFNRGKRSLVVDLTNPDDLALVRRIAAKADVVLEAFRPGVMKKFGLDYDSLREGHEDLIYVSISGFGQHGPDASRAGFDTALQAESGLMHITGEPDGQPTRIGTQIIDVATGHIAAQALLAAMLNRERHGVGDWVHTSLLDTAISMQSHNYTEYLTVGVPLTRSGAHPVFTTPSGTYETSDGLILFSANTAKHWAALVAALGAEDLADPAYADQAGRGAARDFLMSRIAEIIKAQPTAEWVRRFTDAGIVFAQIRDYPSAMQWEQIAANDLPFDVSREGRDVHTVRLPARYHGFSPAADSAAPLLGEDTTQLRDEYAAD, from the coding sequence ATGAACTCCCAGGCACCGCGACCGCTGGACGGCGTACTCGTCCTCGACTTCTCGATGATGATTGCCGGGCCGCTCTGCGGGATGGTGTGCGCCGATCTCGGCGCCGACGTCATCAAGGTGGAGCCGCCGGCCGGCGATGGCTCCCGGCACTACTTCTCCGCCGACCCGACGGTGCAGTTCAACAGCATGACCGAGGCGTTCAACCGCGGGAAGCGCTCGCTGGTCGTCGATCTCACCAACCCCGATGATCTCGCGCTGGTACGCCGGATCGCGGCCAAGGCCGACGTCGTCCTCGAGGCTTTTCGCCCCGGCGTGATGAAGAAGTTCGGTCTGGACTACGACAGCCTGCGCGAGGGCCACGAGGACCTCATCTACGTCTCCATCTCCGGCTTTGGCCAGCACGGTCCGGACGCCTCGCGCGCCGGTTTCGACACGGCGCTGCAGGCCGAGTCCGGGCTCATGCACATCACCGGCGAGCCGGACGGGCAGCCGACGCGCATCGGTACCCAGATCATCGACGTCGCGACCGGGCACATCGCCGCGCAGGCGCTGCTGGCTGCGATGCTCAACCGCGAACGGCACGGAGTCGGCGACTGGGTGCACACCAGCCTGCTCGACACCGCGATCAGCATGCAGTCGCACAACTACACCGAGTACCTGACGGTCGGCGTACCGCTCACCCGCTCCGGCGCGCACCCCGTCTTTACGACCCCGTCGGGCACCTACGAGACCAGCGACGGGCTGATCCTCTTTTCGGCCAACACCGCCAAGCACTGGGCTGCGCTGGTAGCGGCGCTCGGCGCCGAGGATCTCGCCGATCCGGCGTACGCCGACCAGGCCGGCCGTGGCGCCGCGCGTGACTTCCTGATGAGCCGCATCGCCGAGATCATCAAGGCCCAGCCGACCGCGGAGTGGGTACGCCGCTTCACCGACGCCGGGATCGTCTTCGCCCAGATCCGCGACTACCCCAGTGCGATGCAGTGGGAGCAGATCGCCGCCAACGACCTTCCCTTCGATGTCAGCCGGGAGGGTCGTGACGTGCACACCGTGCGCCTGCCGGCCCGCTACCACGGCTTCTCCCCCGCAGCCGACTCCGCGGCGCCGCTGCTCGGAGAGGACACCACGCAGCTGCGCGACGAGTACGCCGCAGACTAG
- a CDS encoding HIT family protein, which translates to MSSIFTKIIDGSAPARFVYADDLCVAFLDIAPLSDGHTLVVPREPVDHWLDADDELMAHLWKVTGLIGHAQKAAFTSRRIGVIVAGYEVPHLHIHTFPSMSMSDFSFYSKDHRPDPRRLDANADALRAALGEHAYAGS; encoded by the coding sequence ATGAGCTCGATCTTCACGAAGATCATCGACGGCAGTGCGCCGGCCCGGTTCGTGTACGCCGACGACCTGTGCGTGGCGTTCCTGGACATCGCGCCACTCAGTGACGGCCACACCCTCGTCGTGCCCCGCGAGCCCGTTGACCACTGGCTCGATGCTGACGATGAGCTGATGGCGCACCTATGGAAGGTCACCGGACTGATCGGGCATGCCCAGAAGGCGGCGTTCACCAGCCGCCGGATCGGGGTGATCGTCGCGGGCTACGAGGTGCCGCACCTGCACATCCACACGTTCCCGAGTATGTCGATGAGCGACTTCTCCTTCTATAGCAAGGATCATCGGCCCGACCCGCGCCGGCTCGACGCCAACGCCGACGCGTTGCGGGCCGCGCTGGGGGAGCACGCGTACGCCGGGAGCTAG
- a CDS encoding M23 family metallopeptidase, producing the protein MRNPKVRSAIVAGVTTALAFLFLNPTPGVALPPPPPNPSDEQIDGAASAKQQAEQAVSAASAAVTEMNGQIEALNAQAFAAATDYEQAQGLVEVAKANQAQTQQDLATAGTNVTSAEEGVKELARQVYMQGSFTVSDAMLVSADGPQDLIDRSNMLEIVSQAQYQKLDDLRVAKVQQANADSAAKQAVNETTAAEADAKNKLDEMNAKVASAQQAMAGLQAQKQQLDAQLAAAQDALFQLEGQKQTYQQWLAQKQAEEAAAAQAAAAAAAQQAAEAEAAAQAAAKAAAQAAADKAAQEAAAKAAKEGQNKAQQQAAAEQAAQQAAAQQAAAPPPPPSNSGGGGGNSGGGGGGGTQVSGEWAKPAGGTVTSCYCARWGTFHNGLDIANVMLTPIYAAGNGTVVRSGPANGFGQAIYIQHAGGIVTVYGHMEALYVSAGQQVYAGQKIAGMGTRGQSTGVHLHFEVTKGMYGPRQDPQAFLAARGIYY; encoded by the coding sequence GTGCGAAACCCGAAGGTCAGGTCGGCGATCGTCGCGGGCGTGACGACTGCGCTGGCATTCCTCTTCCTCAACCCGACGCCCGGCGTGGCACTGCCGCCACCCCCGCCGAACCCGAGCGACGAGCAGATCGACGGAGCGGCCAGCGCTAAGCAGCAGGCCGAGCAAGCCGTCTCTGCCGCCTCCGCGGCAGTCACTGAGATGAACGGCCAGATCGAGGCGCTCAACGCACAGGCGTTCGCGGCCGCAACCGACTACGAGCAGGCACAGGGTCTCGTCGAGGTCGCCAAGGCGAATCAGGCGCAGACCCAGCAGGATCTCGCGACGGCCGGCACGAACGTCACCTCGGCAGAAGAGGGCGTCAAAGAGCTCGCCCGCCAGGTCTACATGCAGGGCAGCTTCACGGTGTCGGACGCCATGCTCGTCTCAGCCGACGGCCCGCAGGATTTGATCGACCGCTCCAACATGCTCGAGATCGTCTCGCAGGCGCAGTACCAGAAGCTCGATGACCTCCGCGTCGCCAAGGTCCAGCAGGCCAACGCCGACTCGGCCGCTAAGCAGGCGGTCAACGAGACGACGGCCGCTGAGGCCGACGCCAAGAACAAGCTTGATGAGATGAACGCCAAGGTCGCCAGCGCCCAACAGGCGATGGCCGGCTTGCAGGCGCAGAAGCAGCAGCTCGACGCGCAGCTGGCAGCGGCGCAGGACGCGCTGTTCCAGCTCGAGGGACAGAAGCAGACCTACCAGCAGTGGCTCGCCCAGAAGCAGGCCGAGGAAGCTGCCGCAGCACAGGCTGCCGCGGCAGCGGCCGCCCAGCAGGCCGCAGAGGCCGAAGCGGCCGCGCAGGCAGCAGCCAAGGCAGCGGCTCAGGCCGCCGCCGACAAGGCAGCGCAGGAAGCCGCGGCGAAGGCCGCTAAGGAAGGCCAGAACAAGGCCCAGCAGCAAGCCGCAGCCGAGCAGGCCGCCCAACAGGCCGCCGCGCAGCAGGCCGCCGCTCCCCCGCCCCCGCCCAGCAACAGTGGCGGCGGAGGCGGTAACTCCGGCGGCGGTGGCGGTGGTGGCACCCAGGTCAGTGGCGAGTGGGCGAAGCCGGCCGGCGGCACGGTGACCAGCTGCTACTGCGCTCGCTGGGGCACCTTCCACAACGGCCTCGACATCGCCAACGTCATGCTCACGCCCATCTACGCGGCCGGCAACGGCACCGTGGTGCGCTCGGGCCCGGCCAACGGCTTCGGCCAGGCAATCTATATCCAGCACGCCGGTGGGATCGTCACCGTGTATGGCCACATGGAGGCGCTGTACGTTTCAGCGGGCCAGCAGGTCTACGCGGGACAAAAGATCGCCGGCATGGGCACGCGAGGGCAAAGTACCGGCGTACATCTGCACTTCGAGGTGACGAAGGGGATGTACGGGCCGCGCCAGGATCCACAGGCGTTCCTCGCCGCCCGCGGCATCTACTACTAA
- a CDS encoding acyl-CoA dehydrogenase family protein, protein MDADDFDEIGKAVRTFMREVVVPAEEQIEADDKVPDAVRDQAKEMGLYGFAIPEEYGGLGLDMMQEVRLNIELGWGTPAFRSLFGTNNGIAGQVLVKAGTDEQKKEWLPKLAAGSTASFALTEPEAGSDPSSLKTTARKDGDEYVIRGGKCFITNAAMADVLMVFARVGDQPGTKGIAVFLVETDRPGVTIAPHDVKMGQRGAWTSDINFDDVRIPASHLIGGDESVGFPTAMRSLQQGRLTLAAFMTGVSKRILHETLAYAAEREQGGRAIADYQLVQGLIADSQTDAYASEAMVLQAARDWDADRDRRMAPSVVKYFCSEAVGRIADRAVQVHGGYGYMHGYAVERLYRDVRLFRIYEGTSQIQQIVIAKQALAPYRA, encoded by the coding sequence ATGGATGCAGACGATTTCGACGAGATCGGCAAGGCCGTACGCACATTTATGCGCGAGGTCGTCGTTCCGGCCGAGGAGCAGATTGAGGCCGACGACAAGGTGCCCGACGCTGTTCGCGACCAGGCCAAGGAGATGGGTCTCTACGGGTTCGCCATCCCCGAGGAGTACGGCGGCCTGGGGCTGGACATGATGCAGGAGGTGCGCCTGAACATCGAGCTCGGCTGGGGCACCCCGGCGTTCCGCTCGCTGTTTGGCACCAACAACGGCATCGCCGGTCAGGTGCTGGTCAAGGCCGGCACCGACGAGCAGAAGAAGGAGTGGCTGCCCAAGCTCGCCGCGGGCAGCACGGCGTCCTTCGCGCTCACCGAGCCCGAAGCCGGCTCCGACCCGAGCTCGTTGAAGACGACCGCGCGCAAGGACGGTGACGAGTACGTCATCCGCGGCGGCAAGTGCTTCATCACCAATGCCGCAATGGCCGACGTACTCATGGTGTTTGCCCGAGTCGGCGATCAGCCTGGTACCAAAGGGATCGCGGTCTTCCTGGTCGAGACCGACCGCCCCGGCGTGACGATCGCACCGCACGACGTGAAGATGGGCCAGCGGGGCGCTTGGACGTCGGATATCAACTTTGACGACGTGCGCATCCCGGCCTCGCACCTGATCGGTGGCGACGAGTCCGTCGGCTTCCCGACCGCGATGCGCTCGCTGCAGCAGGGTCGCCTCACGCTGGCCGCCTTCATGACCGGCGTCTCCAAGCGGATCCTGCACGAGACGCTCGCCTACGCAGCTGAGCGCGAGCAGGGTGGGCGTGCCATCGCCGACTACCAGCTGGTGCAGGGGCTGATCGCCGACTCGCAGACCGACGCCTACGCATCCGAGGCGATGGTGCTGCAGGCCGCGCGCGACTGGGACGCCGACCGCGACCGCCGCATGGCGCCGTCGGTGGTGAAGTACTTCTGCTCCGAGGCGGTCGGGCGCATCGCCGACCGCGCGGTGCAGGTGCACGGCGGCTACGGCTACATGCACGGGTACGCCGTCGAGCGGCTCTACCGCGACGTACGCCTCTTCCGGATCTACGAGGGCACCAGCCAGATCCAGCAGATCGTCATCGCCAAGCAGGCCCTCGCGCCGTACCGCGCCTAG
- a CDS encoding FmdB family zinc ribbon protein, giving the protein MPTYQYACKNCGHQFETVQSFNDHALTECPECGGPLRKVFNSVGIVFKGSGFYRNDSRSGSNSSISADSGKSESGKSDSGKSDSSSSTSDSKSAGTSSTKSDSKAPASS; this is encoded by the coding sequence GTGCCCACCTACCAGTACGCCTGCAAGAACTGCGGTCATCAGTTCGAGACCGTGCAGTCGTTTAACGACCATGCGCTGACCGAGTGCCCCGAATGTGGTGGCCCGCTGCGCAAGGTCTTCAACTCGGTCGGCATCGTCTTCAAGGGTTCGGGCTTCTACCGCAACGACTCGCGCAGCGGCTCGAACTCGTCCATCAGCGCGGACTCCGGTAAGTCTGAGTCAGGCAAGTCCGATTCCGGCAAGTCAGACTCGAGCTCGTCCACCTCGGACTCGAAGTCCGCTGGCACCTCCAGCACGAAGTCGGACTCGAAGGCGCCCGCGAGCTCCTAG
- the mscL gene encoding large conductance mechanosensitive channel protein MscL has product MKGFKDFLFRGNIVDLAVAVVIGTAFQKLVEVFGTSFINPLIGLAGGGEVGGTFTVNGQTFDWGAFLTAVITFVITAAVVYFVIVVPMKKFQDRRKAGVEEVVDPTTEELLTDIRNLLAQNAGPAPRGAGPAVPPPPR; this is encoded by the coding sequence ATGAAGGGTTTCAAAGACTTCCTGTTCCGAGGCAATATTGTCGATCTCGCGGTCGCGGTTGTCATCGGTACGGCGTTTCAGAAGCTCGTCGAAGTGTTCGGCACTTCCTTCATCAACCCGCTGATCGGCTTGGCCGGCGGCGGCGAGGTCGGCGGTACGTTCACGGTCAACGGTCAGACTTTCGACTGGGGCGCATTCCTCACCGCGGTCATCACCTTCGTTATCACTGCGGCTGTCGTCTACTTCGTCATCGTGGTTCCGATGAAGAAGTTCCAGGATCGCCGCAAGGCGGGTGTCGAAGAGGTCGTCGACCCCACCACCGAAGAGCTGCTCACCGATATCCGCAACCTGCTCGCGCAGAACGCGGGTCCGGCACCTCGGGGCGCGGGCCCTGCTGTACCTCCTCCTCCGCGCTAG
- a CDS encoding UTP--glucose-1-phosphate uridylyltransferase, with the protein MPNEHAHRNPRSNAYKVVIPAAGLGTRFLPSTKSIPKELLPIVDTPALQYIVEEAVEAGLDEVLVIVGRGKEAIIDHFDRAPELEAALEKKGDSDRLEAVLKSAQLADVHYIRQGEPRGLGHAVACARPYVGGEVFAVMLGDDLIDARDPLLDPMLEVQQQYGGCVVALMEVPQEQINMYGSVAVQPAADAKISEPRAISNVVTITDLVEKPDPADAPSNLAIIGRYVLSPEIFDALEQTPPGRGGEVQLTDAMKKLVEQGVPIHGVVFSGRRYDTGDRGDYLRAVVRLAAEREDLGPSFVQWLGEFLEEFRAEHPNGVVASAEKA; encoded by the coding sequence ATGCCCAACGAGCATGCGCACCGCAACCCGCGTTCGAACGCCTACAAGGTCGTCATCCCGGCCGCGGGCCTCGGCACGCGTTTCTTGCCGTCGACGAAGTCGATTCCCAAAGAGCTGCTACCCATCGTGGACACTCCGGCACTGCAGTACATCGTCGAGGAAGCGGTCGAGGCCGGGCTCGACGAGGTGCTGGTGATCGTCGGTCGCGGCAAAGAGGCGATCATCGACCACTTCGACCGCGCGCCCGAGCTCGAGGCGGCGCTGGAGAAGAAAGGTGACTCCGACCGGCTCGAGGCGGTGCTGAAGTCGGCGCAGCTCGCTGACGTGCACTACATCCGTCAGGGCGAGCCACGTGGGCTGGGACACGCGGTCGCGTGCGCTCGGCCGTACGTCGGCGGCGAAGTCTTCGCGGTCATGCTCGGCGACGACCTGATCGACGCCCGCGACCCGCTGCTCGACCCGATGCTGGAGGTCCAGCAGCAGTACGGCGGATGCGTGGTGGCGCTCATGGAGGTGCCGCAGGAGCAGATCAACATGTACGGCTCCGTTGCGGTCCAGCCGGCCGCCGACGCCAAGATCAGCGAGCCGCGCGCGATCAGCAACGTCGTGACGATCACCGACCTGGTGGAGAAGCCTGACCCGGCCGACGCCCCGTCCAACCTGGCGATTATCGGCCGCTACGTGCTGAGCCCGGAGATCTTCGACGCGCTCGAGCAGACCCCTCCCGGCCGCGGCGGCGAGGTGCAGCTCACCGATGCGATGAAGAAGCTTGTCGAGCAGGGTGTGCCGATTCACGGCGTGGTCTTCTCCGGTCGTCGCTACGACACCGGCGATCGCGGCGACTACCTGCGTGCCGTCGTACGCCTGGCCGCCGAGCGCGAGGACCTCGGCCCGAGCTTCGTGCAGTGGCTGGGGGAGTTCCTCGAGGAGTTCCGCGCCGAGCACCCCAACGGAGTCGTCGCGAGCGCCGAGAAGGCGTGA